TGGAATACTAAACTCACTGTGACCACAATGCAACGGTTTCTTGTGCAAAAAGAATCATTCGCTAATCTCTGGAATACTGAAGGGTATATGAAGAACAAAAATGGTTAAAAATAAGAATCTAAATTATCATGATGATAATGAGCACCAGTTTGCTAAGAAAAAATCATATACCTGATTCTTTCTCGACAACTAATATATACCGAGCAACACCAATTATATCTACTTGCAACTATTAAGGATCACAAGATTCCATTTTGCTTATATTGACCTTTGCTAGCAAACTAAATCTAATAGCAGACCACTATAGCATGCTAGGATAAACTTTGATTCAGCCAATTTGCATGTTAAGTATGTCCTTGTTGAAGGAAGAGACCGAATGCTCTAAGCTATTGGACCGAATTGTAGTATCAAAGAAAGGCTATATCCATTTCTTTGTCAACCGGATACTTTCGACATCTTCCACGTGAACAGGCACAGGATAAGCCTGCACAACAACCAGAAAATAGCCATAACTTTCATCCCAGCTTCATCTGAAAATTTCAACGTGAACATTTATTCTCATCTTTACCGTGTTAGGATTGTTGATGCAATCAAATTTCCTCCCAGCTTCTGAAAATTTGAGCCAACCCATAACCATTCTACATCAGAAGAATATGTGATGTAAATTAGGGCCACAACTGTCATAATATCAATTGAAGTCGGTATAAAAAATCTGAAGAAAATTTCAGGATATAAAAGTGATTGGTAGTTTTGCAATACAGTAAAATCACATCTTGCTGACAAAATATGGTAATGCCACGTTGAGGATAACTACAGAAAATGTCTTTTTTGGttagagacaaaaaaaaaaaaaaaaaacttcagctCAGATGCACCGGATATCAGTATCATAACAGGGTACTCTTATTAGGCAAAAGTAATAATCATAAGGGCTGCAGTTTTCATGAAACTAACAAGCATGAAGTTGAGAGAGATAGCCAACAGAAGCCATGTCAGATTTCAAGTACTAGTAAGACAATCCACTTGCGGAAGAGACATGTGTCACATTGACCACATCATTTCTACATGTCATGCTTGAAACATAGTTCCAGTGATTTTGATATGGAAATTTACTTTTGCCATATTCAGAAGAAGTTACCAACCCATTTCCAACAGATACCTGCACAAGAGAATCACAGATGCATTACTTTCGTGGTCATAAGTTTCTGAATAGTCGGGCAATCTTTTGAAGGAGTTTGAATTATTCAAAATGATAGCAGTGAAGTCACATGCATTATCAAGGCAGCATTTTGACATGGCCATGTGCAATAGCATACGTAAGTAGCACTTGGAACTCTTGAGCAAAGCAACAAAGCAAAACCTATAACATCTAAGCAAGCAAATAGTCACAGACAGAGCTAAGTATGTTAGACTAAAATCTTTTGTCAGCCGAAACTTTAAGCGAAAAATAGTTAATTCAGAAGAGAAGACGTTTATAAATTACTGCCAGAACAAAGTTTAATGAATGTAAACATATCTCTAATTTAAATCCTAAAAGAAGCCACTCTGGGTTAAACAAACAGAGCAAAGGAGAAAATAACAGAGGTGAGTATTGAGGTAACCTAAGTTTTGCCCGTGTCATACACGTTCATAGGAAAGCAAGCCAAAACATGTTTCAGATATTATTAGAAACATTTGGCAAGTTAAATACTACAGTTACACGTTTATGAATCACAGGTAGATCCAGCATTGATCAACTAAAAATTGAAAACCACATTAACAGTATTTACCACATTTAAGTTGTGACGACTGCACTGCAGAAGAATGCAAATGTCATTAATTGCTCGGTCAACAACAGACTGCTCTGTTcgcaaaaataaaatgatagttAGATGCCTGTCTTAGAAGTACAGGGAAGAAAGTTCCTTACAATTGTTAAAATTAAGTAACAGATTTATGCACAGATCTAGTAAAGTATGATATGTGGTTAAATACGTTCCTCTAACAGGTATAGGGACTCCATTTCATCAGCCTATTATAAGTATGACAATACCTAGGGATGAATGTAGATCATTGAGCTAACTTGCTAAATGTAGAGAAGattttataaaatcattcaTGTTCCTTCACTGAAACTACCCCAAAGACAGAACCAATATTCATTACTCATTCCTCAATTTTTAAATCCTGGAATTTGAAATGGACCACTATTGATTTCAAaacaaggaaattttttttgtacCTTTGAAAACTGTAGGATGCATGTAGTAAATATCCCTTTTCGAACCATGCCtgttttgttgcagaagtgTCTGAACTACAAGCAGCACTCGAAGCAAGACATCTGAATAGGGAACTCACAATATAGATATTAATATGAACTTTGGTTTGCTCTAACAGGAATCAAGATTTCAGAATTGGTTGAACAGTCTTCTGGATAGTCATCTAAGGTTTGACATggttcttgaaaaaaaatatttagagGATAGCAAAGTAAAAGCAAGGAACTGTCTTTCTggtttccaaaaagaaaaacattatAGTCTGGGATACAGCAACAAAGTACATCACTCACCCAGTCTACGAGTATGACATTCTCTCTGCAACGTCAATAGCTCCTTCCCCACAGATATACCACAATTGCAGTAGCTGCACAAACACAATCAGACGCTTGAATCTCATACGTCTGAAAttctttttccccttctctTTTTCAGctagaaaaaattaaatctcAAGGGCACTAATCCACTAGTCATTACTATATTTCGTTTCAATTCCACACATCATCTGTCAATTACTAATTAGAAACATCATTACTATACTCATTCCAGAAAAGGGGGAAGTAACTTAATTTCCTACAAAGAATAGCTTATATGCCCGTTGTTCGGAAACAAAAGACATGTTGCAGAAATTCTACGAATGACGCTGAAACATAATTTCGAAATTGAACTGACAACTGAGATTAATCGAGAAATTCGAGATGCAtattccaaaattttaaaaaaaaaatacttgatCGAAGCAGTCAAGGAGAAAAATCATGAGTTCAAACCAGTTTCCAGAAGTTTCGGTGCAGTAGTTTCGGAATCGATCAATTTGAACGACCGGCGATTGTCCATTGGAAAGATTCGTGAGGATCGATAACGTCAGCTCTGCAAAACgaaatcaaaaattaaaaagtgaaATTATAGTAGAGAAGTTTCTGTTCCTCGGTTGGGGAAGATAATGGTGGTGCTATTACCTCTAATTCTTCTGAGCAAGTCGGAGGGTATGGAAATGCTCAAGGACGAACGCTTTCCCTCCATTTTTTGTCTGTTGGAACTTGGAAGTTGGAACGAGCCTTTTTAAAGTTTAAACGCCGTGACCAGAGGCGGGCTGTGGACCAATTGGGCCATTCAAATGTCGAACATGATTTGGCATTTGCTGGGCCCATGTGGCCGGCACCGAAACGGTCTACTTGATTTTGGTCATTATCTTATCATCCTGTAGGGAACGATTGCCACCAGTGTTGTTAGACCCAGATctcaaacttttctttcttttttcatccAAACATAATTTTGAGTTACCTAAATTGTAATatattcatttattaataggaaTAAAAAATGCCATTCATTTAATGTAAATATCAAAATAACTCATTTTTCTGAATGATCTCTAAATCAATATGTGTTTCATTCCTATGATTTTATCAATTTAGCATAAGTGATTCCAATTTGCattaatttagtttttcaagtaattttggagaatagaTATATTTTACCCAtgaatttacatttttatatataattattagatGTATATTTAATTGCAAGtctaatatatttgaaacattttctaTGATTGGCCGAATATAACCAAGAATTTAATTCTAATATTTTTgaaaacttataaaaatataaaataattgtGACATCATACTGACGTCAGCGGATTTTTGATAATGGTTCAACCGATCCGATCAATTGATCCCCGACCCAATAATTTAATCGAGTCGTTATTCGATCTGAGTTTAATAAGTTGATTGCCACGGATGATGATTCATAATTTGATTGAAAAAACTTTTTGCGCTCTTCTATGACTTTCCATAAGCTATAAGATACCTAACTTTGTGTTCTATAgccattcaaaaattgacttttgaaaaatcataagtaTTTGAAAGCACCCTAAGCTAAATGAAGAATCGGAGATGATTTAAAAtagatttttaaaataatatcacAACACTTTCTTTCTGTGATGCGATATATgtgtaaaagaaaaagagaagaaagataattgaaaaaattgacacaataaacaaaaacaggacaatTAGAAAGAGTTGATGCAGGTTAAGAGTCTAGAATGGTCCCTGATTGACAGTGTCTAATACTACTGTAAGAGATGATGATGGTAAGCATGTTGCAATGGCAAAGCTTTAAACAAtagactatttttttttttctcttggaaGGAAAACAATAGACTTATGTGGATACCCATCAATTATATTGAAAACGATAACAAGCCAAGCTCAACTTGTCCCAAAGTCTAAATATGCTTCGACAATGATATCATATCGGATTCCGTTCTGATCTTCTCCCCATTCAGAACCAAATCTGAAAGTAAATTATACAACTGAAGGTCAGCGAGTCTGCAGAGATTAGGAAGATACATCATCCCCACAACTCCATGGTGTAGTAttctttgaaactttttgtATACTTTCAACTCCTACAATAATATAACCcatcccctccccccccccccccccctctccttCCCAATACCCcaccaaaagggaaaaaaaaaagagtttttaaGAGCACTAAAATTATtactgttgttgttgttgttattttTTCGCCAAATGTAGGATATTTTCATAAAGTCCAGCCGAATGCTTTCATAACTATATATACAGGTTGATGGTAACTTCATTTCCCTTTTTAATTTGATCCTATAATTTGTGCAAAGTACAATTAATTAACACTTGGTATTGGGCATGTGTCAATTATGCATTAGCGTGGTGAGCTTTACTCTACTGGAAACACTGATCCAGAAACTTTTTCTCCCGGGAACTGGGTCATCCTGAAAACGATGCCAAGCCCTTCGAATCCACGATGTCCTAGCAAATTCTGAGCAGGATTCCGAGCTTTCTACTTTCTAGTGCGGCAGAAAACCAGAATTCCTGGACGGAACCCTTATTGCCAAACTGTGCTTCCACTGTGTGAGTTTTTCTAGCCCAGATCATTTGCGGTTTTATGCTACTTGACCCCATCGTTCTCTAACTTGTAAATTGCTTTCTCCCTGCCCTGCTTACATATCTGAATTCATCTGATTATAATGCCACTTTT
The DNA window shown above is from Coffea arabica cultivar ET-39 chromosome 5e, Coffea Arabica ET-39 HiFi, whole genome shotgun sequence and carries:
- the LOC113743761 gene encoding meiotic recombination protein SPO11-1-like, encoding MEGKRSSLSISIPSDLLRRIRELTLSILTNLSNGQSPVVQIDRFRNYCTETSGNCYCNCGISVGKELLTLQRECHTRRLDVLLRVLLVVQTLLQQNRHGSKRDIYYMHPTVFKEQSVVDRAINDICILLQCSRHNLNVVSVGNGMVMGWLKFSEAGRKFDCINNPNTAYPVPVHVEDVEIDIIGVARYILVVEKESVFQRLANDSFCTRNRCIVVTGRGYPDVPTRRFLRLLIEKLHLPAYCLVDCDPYGIDILTTYRFGSMQMAYDAKFLCVPEIRWLGVFPSEVEKYCLPQQCLLPLTREDKTRVEAMLLRCYLRREAPQWRFELDLLLSRGLKCEIEALSVQSLSFLSEEYLPSKIQGGVYI